Proteins from one Bacteroides zhangwenhongii genomic window:
- a CDS encoding RNA polymerase sigma-70 factor, with protein sequence METIANTYDDIITRSYEEYYQVILTYITYRITHRYEAEDLTQDVFVRLLDYKQMLRPDTVKYFLFTIARNIVIDYIRRYYKKQEIDSYIYDTMSTSTNETEEKIIGDDLMTMEQTRLAAMPEQRRLIYTLNRFENKTSPEIANELNLSCRTVENHLFLGRREMREFFRNCI encoded by the coding sequence ATGGAGACAATAGCTAACACTTACGACGACATTATCACCCGTTCTTATGAAGAATATTATCAGGTAATTCTTACCTATATTACTTATCGTATCACTCATCGCTACGAAGCTGAGGATCTAACCCAAGATGTATTTGTACGTCTGCTGGACTACAAACAAATGCTCCGTCCCGACACAGTGAAATATTTTCTGTTCACTATTGCCCGGAATATTGTAATCGACTATATCCGTCGTTATTATAAGAAGCAGGAGATAGACAGCTATATCTATGATACTATGTCTACTTCTACCAATGAAACCGAAGAAAAAATTATCGGTGATGATTTAATGACAATGGAACAGACCCGTCTGGCTGCCATGCCCGAACAACGTCGGTTAATTTATACATTAAACCGTTTTGAAAATAAAACTTCTCCGGAAATCGCTAATGAACTGAATCTAAGTTGTAGGACGGTAGAAAACCACCTGTTTCTTGGACGTCGTGAAATGCGCGAGTTCTTCCGAAATTGTATATAA